One window of Triplophysa rosa unplaced genomic scaffold, Trosa_1v2 scaffold150_ERROPOS200000, whole genome shotgun sequence genomic DNA carries:
- the LOC130549697 gene encoding CMRF35-like molecule 9: protein MMKMWKNETFSLFDRRIISSKFIWIFLWLIMGAECKTGDAKRAFTLQPGGSVTIPCHYDRKYIQHKKYWCYSYYATYNYCSILASANETKGRVSVVDHPDQSLFTVTMRNLQDQDTGAYWCVVEIEGILNVDVTEELHLSVQSVPDVSVVSSSVSGDEGGNISVKCLYSSAYKNKHKQWCRYKDKSCYTSQSSSVEISDDERASFTVLMSGLMLEDSGWYFCSVGDLHAPVQLTVTGDRHAPVQLTVTGKTATTYSISTGVSIHAASIPQNSSQTSGGDKQQNILHLKVWLPLLVLLLLLLLMILVTMVTIILRQKLKTNNTNITHEKPDKACAKPDDSVNPECDVIYSSVIKLHQIEACSPVCKEKNVIYSSVCEQN, encoded by the exons ATGATGAAGATGTGGAAAAATGAAaccttttctctttttgaccgCCGCATCATCAGCTCGAAGTTCATTTGGATTTTTCTTTGGCTCATTATGG GGGCTGAGTGTAAAACAGGTGATGCGAAGAGAGCATTTACTCTTCAGCCTGGAGGATCTGTTACTATTCCATGTCATTATGACAGAAAATATATTCAACATAAGAAATACTGGTGCTATAGTTACTATGCAACATACAATTACTGCTCTATTCTGGCATCCGCTAATGAGACTAAGGGAAGAGTGTCAGTAGTTGATCATCCTGATCAGAGTTTATTTACCGTCACTATGAGAAACCTGCAGGATCAAGACACTGGAGCTTACTGGTGTGTTGTGGAAATTGAAGGGATTCTAAATGTGGATGTGACCGAGGAGCTTCATCTCTCAGTCCAATCAG TTCCTGATGTGTCTGTGGTGTCCAGCAGTGTATCTGGAGATGAAGGTGGTAATATCAGTGTAAAGTGTCTCTACAGTTCTGCATAtaagaacaaacacaagcagTGGTGCAGATATAAAGACAAGAGCTGTTACACATCCCAGAGTTCATCAGTTGAGATCAGTGATGATGAGAGAGCATCCTTCACTGTGCTGATGTCTGGACTGATGCTGGAGGATTCTGGCTGGTACTTCTGCTCTGTAGGAGATCTACACGCTCCTGTTCAACTCACAGTCACTG GAGATCGGCACGCTCCTGTTCAACTCACAGTCACTGGTAAAACTG CGACCACATATAGTATCTCAACGGGAGTCTCCAT ACATGCAGCTTCGATTCCCCAAAACAGCAGTCAAACATCGGGTGGTGATAAGCAGCAGAatattct ACATCTGAAGGTGTGGCTTCCACTCCTTgtgttgctgctgctgctgctgctgatgaTACTGGTTACCATGGTGACCATAATACTGAGACAAAAGCTCA aaacaaataacaCCAATATCACACATGAGAAACCAGACAAAGCCTGTGCAAAGCCA GACGACTCTGTTAATCCAGAATGTGATGTGATATACAGTTCTGTGATTAAACTTCACCAGATTGAAGCA TGCAGTCCAGTATGTAAAGAGAAAAATGTGATCTACAGCTCAGTGTGTGAACAG AATTGA
- the LOC130549695 gene encoding CMRF35-like molecule 3 — protein sequence MYVDKKIEPSQLFDHRTLLFIVIGAECKTDDVKRAFTLQPGGSVTIPCHYDRKYIQHKKYWCYSYYATYNYCSILASANETKGRVSVVDHPDQSLFTVTMRNLQDQDTGAYWCVVEIEGILNVDVTEELHLSVQSVPDVSVVSSSVSGDEGGNISVKCLYSSAYKXN from the exons ATGTATGTGGACAAGAAAATTGAACCATCTCAACTTTTTGACCATCGGACA ttgttatttattgttatagGGGCTGAGTGTAAAACAGATGATGTGAAGAGAGCATTTACTCTTCAGCCTGGAGGATCTGTTACTATTCCATGTCATTATGACAGAAAATATATTCAACATAAGAAATACTGGTGCTATAGTTACTATGCAACATACAATTACTGCTCTATTCTGGCATCCGCTAATGAAACTAAGGGAAGAGTGTCAGTAGTTGATCATCCTGATCAGAGTTTATTTACCGTCACTATGAGAAACCTGCAGGATCAAGACACTGGAGCTTACTGGTGTGTTGTGGAAATTGAAGGGATTCTAAATGTGGATGTGACCGAGGAGCTTCATCTCTCAGTCCAATCAG TTCCTGATGTGTCTGTGGTGTCCAGCAGTGTATCTGGAGATGAAGGTGGTAATATCAGTGTAAAGTGTCTCTACAGTTCTGCATATAAGAANAATTAA
- the LOC130549694 gene encoding LOW QUALITY PROTEIN: polymeric immunoglobulin receptor-like (The sequence of the model RefSeq protein was modified relative to this genomic sequence to represent the inferred CDS: substituted 1 base at 1 genomic stop codon): MGAECKTVDVKRAFTLQPGGSVTIPCHYDRKYIQHKKYWCYSYYATYNYCSILASANDTKGIVSVVDHPDQSLFTVTMRNLQDQDTGAYWCVVEIEGILNVDVTEXLHLSVQSVPDVSVVSSSVSGDEGGNISVKCLYSSAYKNKHNQWCRYKDKSCYTSQSSSVEISDDERASFTVLMSGLMLEDSGWYFCSVGDLHAPVQLTVTGTCRFSTVTETTAAIFVWSL, encoded by the exons ATGG GGGCTGAGTGTAAAACAGTTGATGTGAAGAGAGCATTTACTCTTCAGCCTGGAGGATCTGTTACTATTCCATGTCATTATGACAGAAAATATATTCAACATAAGAAATACTGGTGCTATAGTTACTATGCAACATACAATTACTGCTCTATTCTGGCATCCGCTAATGATACTAAGGGAATAGTGTCAGTAGTTGATCATCCTGATCAGAGTTTATTTACCGTCACTATGAGAAACCTGCAGGATCAAGACACTGGAGCTTACTGGTGTGTTGTGGAAATTGAAGGGATTCTAAATGTGGATGTGACCGAGTAGCTTCATCTCTCAGTCCAATCAG TTCCTGATGTGTCTGTGGTGTCCAGCAGTGTATCTGGAGATGAAGGTGGTAATATCAGTGTAAAGTGTCTCTACAGTTCTGCATATAAGAATAAACACAATCAGTGGTGCAGATATAAAGACAAGAGTTGTTACACATCCCAGAGTTCATCAGTTGAGATCAGTGATGATGAGAGAGCATCTTTCACTGTGCTGATGTCTGGACTGATGCTGGAGGATTCTGGCTGGTACTTCTGCTCTGTAGGAGATCTACACGCTCCTGTTCAACTCACAGTCACTG GAACCTGCAGGTTTTCTACAGTTACTGAAACAACAGCAG ccatttttgtttggtctctctaa